The Nitrospira lenta DNA window ACCCGATTGACGCCGGCGTATAGGTGATGGGATTACTGACCGTAATGGAGCCGAAGCCGCCGACAATTTCCGCCGTACTCCGTCCGAGATGTTTGTAATCGATCCCCAACGACAGTTGATGCTTCATGGCTCCGCCTTCGGCGAACGGAACCAGATAGCGCGTGCCGGCCATGACCGAGTTGCCGATGATGTCGAGCCCGCCGCCGACCGGAATGGGACTTTCCCCGAGCTTGGCGCGGCTGCGCGCGGTCGCGCCATAGAACATCACTTGATGATCCGGCGCTCCGAGCGGAATGACGTAGTTGCCGCTATACACTTCCACCGCTCCCCAATCCTGGGGTGTCTGGCTAGTCTGCACCGTGAGCGTCTGATCCGCATCGAACAAATTAGTGTATTGCAGGGCGGCGTTCAGCCGAAGCCTCGGCGTGGTCGGGACGCCGCGATTGTTCAGTTCGACTTTCCCATGCACCGGCGGACGCTCCTTGGCTTTCAATTCAAGATCCAGCAAGCCGGGCTCGTCGGACGGTTTGAGAATCGGAACGACTTTCAGATCCGGATTGGTATTCAGCGCATCCAGCTGCTTCAAGACGGTCGGCTCATGCAAGAGCGCGCCGATCCTGATCGACGGGAGCTTGTCCCGCACATACCCATGAGAGAAGAACCAGGTATCCGTGACCTCGATGGATTTGATCCGGCCTTCGAGGACCGTCAGCGTGATGATGCCGAACTCCACGGTCTGCTCCGGCACCGTAACGGCGACGGTGGGATAGCCCAGCTCGCGATACGCCTGCTCAAGGGCGGCGCGGGCTTGCTCGATATCGCTGAATCGCCGTGCCGTACCGGTATAGGGCAGAAGAATAGACTCGACGCGCTCCAGCGACAGGAGACTGTTCCCTTCAACAAAAAAATCCCGAATGGCAAACGTAGGATCATCGGCACCCGCCGGCGCGGCATCCTGCCGAGCCGGTTGCGCCTTCGATGGCGCAGCGAGCGCGCAATCGAAGGCGGGCACGATGAGAACAGCGCAGGTCACAAAAACCAGACACTCCTTCCAGGCCCATGTTTTGCCCCCAACGCCCATTGGTGCCAAAACTCGTCACACTTTCTAACAGCATGTATGTCGCGCTCCCCCCGGAAGCGGGAAGGATCGGTCAGCTGATTACTCGGGTACCGCTTGCTCGTGAAACAACCTCCTGCCCAACCAATTCCCGCAGGTCCCCGGGAGGCAGCGCGGGTACGCGCTGCCTCCCGGGATCTCACCGCACATCCGGCCTTACCGGCAGGCTGGATGATCGCCCGGTTCGAAGTTGATCGGGCCCTTGGTTTCACCCTTGGTCACCGACATCTCCGTGTTCACGGGTTGACCGGGCTGGCGGACGTTCCGCGCCCAGAAATACCCCGTCGTCGTCTTCGGCAGCAGGGTGCCGATCGCCGCGACGTATTGATTCCACAGCGCCTGGTTCGGATTCGCCGGACCCGACGTCCGTTGAATGCCGACCCAGTCGGACCAGAACGGATACCGGCCGCAGCGGAACTCCTTCTGCGAGACCGCTCGTTCTGCACTGGTGGGGTTCGCGAGAACCGCCGGTGCGAGGTAGTTGCTGGGCAAGGCCCCATCTACCGGAACCGGATACCCGCCGCGCATCCGCCCGACGTTGCCGGTGCCGAAGACCAACGGGCTGGCAGATTCATCTGCCCGATTGTAGGTAATGGCGTTATTGTTCGCCG harbors:
- a CDS encoding ShlB/FhaC/HecB family hemolysin secretion/activation protein; protein product: MTCAVLIVPAFDCALAAPSKAQPARQDAAPAGADDPTFAIRDFFVEGNSLLSLERVESILLPYTGTARRFSDIEQARAALEQAYRELGYPTVAVTVPEQTVEFGIITLTVLEGRIKSIEVTDTWFFSHGYVRDKLPSIRIGALLHEPTVLKQLDALNTNPDLKVVPILKPSDEPGLLDLELKAKERPPVHGKVELNNRGVPTTPRLRLNAALQYTNLFDADQTLTVQTSQTPQDWGAVEVYSGNYVIPLGAPDHQVMFYGATARSRAKLGESPIPVGGGLDIIGNSVMAGTRYLVPFAEGGAMKHQLSLGIDYKHLGRSTAEIVGGFGSITVSNPITYTPASIGYIGVRQDQWGLTKITLTTRGYVAGLVHQGAKEDFQGDPNDPLERPGLRRGSSGTFAVVQGGIDRYQSLPQDFALSARVDGQWASEALIPTEQYFAGGLESVRGYREYEAVGDHAMHATVELTSAPLPQWPLENVRRSIRVAAFYDVAHLWVKNPLPGQTARWNLQGAGVGVRFALNEHLRVRYDAAWALTHGPFTQAGGFYGHFSVEAVF